The Paenibacillus sp. FSL R7-0204 genome includes a region encoding these proteins:
- a CDS encoding N-acetyltransferase translates to MQISSLYDSNPVQWESRRTGLLEFLREYGEQRITLRGCRRLARLTPDQLALPGVSLLVATVRGQNGRQLAGVSFVSGFGKEACVVAVHPLYRNRHTGTALLAAQLERLGQLECHVACDNAASLKMCFNIGLAAVDLVTGPTGKPTLLLRSPGSAVDPAILPQGGELLCQSPS, encoded by the coding sequence ATGCAGATATCCTCACTCTACGACAGCAATCCCGTACAATGGGAATCCAGGCGAACCGGATTGCTTGAGTTCCTGAGGGAGTATGGGGAGCAGCGGATTACACTTCGCGGGTGCAGGAGGCTGGCCCGGCTGACACCGGATCAGCTCGCCCTGCCGGGGGTCTCCCTGCTCGTTGCCACAGTCCGGGGTCAGAACGGCCGCCAGCTCGCAGGCGTTAGCTTCGTGTCCGGCTTCGGCAAGGAGGCCTGTGTAGTCGCCGTTCATCCCCTGTACCGGAACAGGCATACGGGCACAGCCCTGCTTGCTGCACAGCTGGAGCGCCTGGGGCAGCTGGAATGCCATGTCGCCTGCGACAATGCAGCCAGCCTCAAGATGTGCTTCAACATCGGCCTTGCCGCTGTTGACCTGGTTACCGGCCCTACAGGCAAGCCCACCTTGCTCTTACGTTCCCCGGGGAGCGCAGTTGATCCCGCCATTCTCCCGCAAGGAGGTGAACTCCTGTGCCAGAGCCCGTCCTAG